The Papio anubis isolate 15944 chromosome 1, Panubis1.0, whole genome shotgun sequence genome window below encodes:
- the LOC108583658 gene encoding LOW QUALITY PROTEIN: uncharacterized protein LOC108583658 (The sequence of the model RefSeq protein was modified relative to this genomic sequence to represent the inferred CDS: inserted 3 bases in 2 codons; substituted 1 base at 1 genomic stop codon): MQNKVGAPQPGCQALHPFTDVFIQQASASRLSGGRXFSHKGSXNPEKGGRCGNGCRAVQAGXHFPWSQQLGFRCQQMVTEVPRSLEVRAPAQLHTCLGPASRTS, translated from the exons ATGCAGAACAAAGTGGGAGCGCCTCAGCCTGGCTGTCAAGCCCTTCATCCATTCACcgatgtattcattcaacaagcgtCTGCCAGTCGCCTATCAGGAGGGAGGTGA TTTTCACATAAAGGCT GGAATCCTGAGAAGGGTGGAAGGTGCGGGAATGGATGCCGTGCAGTACAGGCTGG ACATTTTCCATGGAGCCAGCAACTCGGATTTAGGTGCCAGCAGATGGTGACTGAGGTGCCCCGCTCTCTGGAAGTCCGGGCACCAGCTCAGCTCCACACTTGCCTAGGCCCGGCGAGCAGAACAAGCTGA